The Triticum aestivum cultivar Chinese Spring chromosome 3A, IWGSC CS RefSeq v2.1, whole genome shotgun sequence genome includes a region encoding these proteins:
- the LOC123058939 gene encoding cytochrome c isoform X2 — MASFSEAPPGNPAAGEKIFKTKCAQCHTVDKGAGHKQGPNLNGLFGRKSGTTTGYSYSTANKSMAVVWEEKTLYDYLLNPKKYIPGTKMVFPGLKKPQERADLIAYLKSATA; from the exons atggCGTCGTTCTCGGAGGCGCCCCCCGGGAACCCCGCGGCCGGCGAGAAGATCTTCAAGACCAAGTGCGCCCAGTGCCACACCGTCGACAAGGGCGCCGGCCACAAGCAAG GGCCTAACCTGAATGGTCTGTTTGGGAGGAAGTCTGGCACAACTACTGGATACTCTTACTCTACGGCCAACAAGAGCATGGCTGTGGTTTGGGAGGAGAAAACACTGTATGACTACCTGCTTAATCCGAAGAAG TACATCCCTGGAACTAAGATGGTGTTCCCTGGACTGAAGAAGCCCCAGGAGCGTGCTGACCTCATCGCATACCTGAAGAGTGCCACAGCTTGA
- the LOC123062927 gene encoding B3 domain-containing protein Os03g0212300, protein MVILRSHRDTETAEMAQGSPDLAGFRFYKLMAAGMSWEKLVLPDKFVSELSGLELRGVKLRVDGGGARAWDVEVVANEHGDMHLGRGWKEFVRANGIELGQLLVFCYDGAALLTVKVFDDSECGRHCCQREEEDDSAEEEESPPPALPGSGSSSSDGVVHGGGGGAAPSRFTVTLGQCHLGTKKKQYLNVPVEFSQSHGFTEKGRVVLRMRGQQWSVCLKHSNRRKGNARTRTALRYGWNQFRVDNGLRVGDICFFQLLQDAGGDDPVLSVEVRKADGTIVQ, encoded by the exons ATGGTGATCCTGCGCTCTCACAG GGACACGGAGACGGCGGAGATGGCGCAGGGCAGCCCGGACCTGGCTGGTTTCCGGTTCTACAAGCTCATGGCTGCCGGAATGTCCTGGGAGAAGCTG GTGCTGCCTGACAAGTTCGTGAGCGAGCTCAGCGGCCTTGAGCTCCGGGGCGTGAAGCTGCGGGTCGACGGCGGAGGGGCGCGCGCGTGGGACGTGGAGGTCGTCGCCAACGAGCACGGCGACATGCACCTCGGCAGGGGCTGGAAGGAGTTCGTCCGCGCCAACGGCATAGAGCTGGGGCAGCTCCTCGTCTTCTGCTACGACGGCGCCGCCCTGCTCACCGTCAAGGTGTTCGACGACTCCGAGTGCGGGAGACACTGCTGccagcgcgaggaggaagacgacagcgcCG AAGAGGAGGAGTCTCCGCCACCGGCGTTGCCAGGGAGtggaagcagcagcagcgacggcgtcgtccatggcggcggaggcggcgccgcGCCGAGTCGGTTCACCGTGACGCTGGGGCAGTGCCACCTGGGCACCAAGAAGAAGCAGTACCTG AACGTGCCTGTGGAGTTCAGCCAGTCGCACGGGTTCACGGAGAAGGGCAGGGTGGTGCTGCGGATGCGCGGGCAGCAGTGGAGCGTCTGCCTCAAGCACAGCAACCGGCGGAAGGGCAACGCCAGGACCCGCACGGCGCTGAGGTACGGGTGGAACCAGTTCCGCGTCGACAACGGCCTCCGCGTCGGCGACATCTGCTTCTTCCAGCTGCTGCAGGACGCCGGCGGCGACGACCCGGTGCTCAGCGTCGAGGTGCGCAAGGCGGACGGCACCATCGTCCAGTGA
- the LOC123062926 gene encoding heat stress transcription factor A-2b has protein sequence MDPMPSLVKVEEEDGHGTGDSPGATAAPRPLEGLRDAKPSLFLTKTYDMVDDRSTDNVVSWSAGNNSLVVWDLHRFSAVLLPRHFKHSNFSTFVRQLNTYGFRKVDPDRWEFANEGFLRGQRHLLKNIRRRRPPANTAPNQQSLGSYLEVGHFGNHTDTDQLKRDKQLLMAEVVKLRQEQQSMKTHLKGMEERLHGTERKQQQMTAFLARVFRNPELLKQLVSLNGVRKELHDAMSKKRRRSIDQGPEADDMGASGSLEQDSPVLSDPHESVELLGEVSVELLADGVPSELESSVALLADGIPPDLEGAAELLVDVIPSDINDSGVDTNGVKPQDFGLGTCEVQQNRAQGVLHDDFWEELMSRALSDEDDNPVNVDGMDVMSEKTDHLVPNSPTRAT, from the exons ATGGACCCAATGCCGAGTCTGGtcaaggtggaggaggaggatggccaTGGGACAGGCGATTCGCCGGGGGCCACGGCGGCACCGAGGCCGCTGGAGGGGCTGCGCGATGCCAAGCCGTCGCTTTTCCTGACAAAGACGTACGACATGGTCGATGACCGGAGCACCGACAACGTCGTGTCGTGGAGCGCTGGCAACAACAGCCTCGTCGTCTGGGATCTGCACCGCTTCTCCGCAGTGCTGCTGCCGAGGCACTTCAAGCACAGCAACTTCTCCACCTTTGTCAGGCAGCTCAACACCTAT GGTTTCAGAAAGGTGGATCCTGATCGATGGGAGTTTGCCAATGAGGGTTTTCTACGGGGACAGAGGCACCTTCTGAAGAACATCAGACGTCGAAGACCTCCCGCTAATACTGCTCCAAATCAGCAATCTCTTGGATCATACCTTGAGGTGGGACACTTTGGAAATCATACAGATACCGACCAGCTGAAAAGGGACAAGCAACTATTGATGGCAGAAGTGGTGAAGCTAAGGCAGGAACAGCAGAGCATGAAAACGCACCTGAAAGGCATGGAGGAGAGGCTACATGGAACCGAGCGGAAGCAGCAGCAAATGACAGCATTCCTGGCACGTGTCTTCCGGAACCCTGAATTATTGAAGCAACTGGTTTCCCTGAATGGGGTGAGGAAGGAGCTCCATGACGCTATGTCAAAGAAAAGGAGGCGTAGCATCGATCAGGGTCCTGAAGCTGATGACATGGGTGCCAGTGGCAGCCTGGAGCAAGACTCACCTGTTCTGTCTGATCCACATGAGTCAGTGGAGCTTCTTGGAGAGGTGTCGGTGGAACTCCTTGCTGACGGCGTCCCATCTGAGCTGGAAAGTTCGGTGGCACTCCTTGCTGATGGGATCCCACCTGACCTGGAAGGTGCGGCGGAACTCCTTGTTGATGTGATTCCATCTGATATCAACGACTCAGGCGTCGACACTAACGGTGTAAAGCCACAGGATTTTGGTCTCGGTACCTGTGAAGTGCAGCAGAACAGAGCCCAGGGGGTGTTGCATGATGATTTCTGGGAGGAGCTGATGAGCAGAGCACTCAGCGATGAGGATGACAACCCGGTTAACGTGGACGGCATGGATGTGATGTCCGAGAAGACGGATCATCTCGTCCCAAACAGCCCGACCCGCGCAACCTAG
- the LOC123062930 gene encoding uncharacterized protein, whose translation MAETDASARTSEPPQATAPVTATETAAGTVPTPMAEEGAVPPPGLDYKRKLGETGGEEAMLPMDAEQGGGGAEDRAGVGGEGEEEMAETGSKRPHGDGEGNGSGITQTEVHGPETSEVVNGEVPVDESMLCSSEVDGPKECSELPQEDDEPSPEQQSAEALTQEVTRKIEIPQSKVDVGDSSTLAARSFGTPQSGAEQVDIHVPNDKAEFVIGEGGETIKALKTKSGADIQLIPEHLPEGDLFTERKIRLTGNWNQIEIARTMVLELISQFPISCSQMGGHEPGRTPQWGSNNGHNYPGGMHCQNPQYHLDGVYSEQTASRGGMDTGWNQMSGGGTGQAPYQGGCYEYHASYNTYSARGPPSVVQAPMYDSARGPTGAQAPINYRNWSPQVPVGYTSSYQHSAPGQLTYVQWYNGQCHGQQSMNFQQAYQSYPPQQDPYGKSAFGGAQQGYGIPMPGTNHQGSAPAQQPYALQSSTVPPQPGLCYGQPYGATAGATHGYVQSSSGHQQPASQVTSVYTQQVTQYPSTQPGYIDQAFANNANYHQQPAIHVASAYPQQGMQPGVYCQYPSTQPAYTDHVVANNANYQQPASHVALAYPQQGMLPAVYGQYPSTQPAYTNQAVANNANYQRPASHGGPGYPQQGTQPAVYGQYPSTRPAYTGQTVANNANYQQLASHAAAAYPQQGLHPGVYGQRPLYTGQAVANNLMNAARSVDPAGVH comes from the exons ATGGCGGAGACCGACGCTAGCGCCAGGACAAGCGAGCCCCCGCAAGCGACAGCGCCGGTCACGGCTACGGAAACGGCGGCCGGGACCGTGCCGACGCCGATGGCGGAGGAGGGGGCGGTGCCTCCACCCGGTCTCGATTATAAGAGGAAGCTTGGCGAGACAGGAGGGGAGGAGGCGATGCTGCCGATGGACGCGGAGCAGGGTGGTGGCGGCGCCGAGGATCGGGcgggggtgggaggagaaggggaggaggagatgGCGGAGACAGGGTCCAAGCGGCCGCACGGGGACGGCGAGGGCAACGGGTCAG GTATTACTCAAACTGAAGTGCATGGACCTGAAACATCAGAAGTGGTGAATGGGGAGGTTCCTGTCGATGAAAGCATGCTGTGCAGCTCTGAAGTAGATGGTCCAAAAGAATGTTCAGAACTTCCTCAAGAAGATGATGAGCCCTCACCAGAACAGCAGAGTGCCGAGGCGCTTACCCAAGAAGTGACGCGAAAAATTGAAATTCCTCAAAGCAAG GTTGATGTAGGTGATTCATCTACACTCGCTGCTAGAAGTTTTGGGACTCCACAATCTGGTGCTGAGCAAGTGGACATCCATGTCCCAAATGACAAG GCTGAGTTCGTCATTGGGGAGGGAGGTGAGACCATTAAGGCTCTAAAAACTAAGTCCGGGGCTGACATTCAG TTAATCCCGGAACATCTCCCTGAAGGCGATCTTTTCACAGAAAGAAAAATACGACTTACTGGGAATTGGAATCAAATAGAGATTGCAAGAACAATGGTCCTAGAACTCATCAGTCAG TTTCCAATATCCTGTTCACAGATGGGTGGGCATGAGCCTGGTAGAACGCCTCAATGGGGTTCTAACAATGGTCATAACTACCCGGGAGGTATGCATTGTCAGAACCCACAGTACCATCTTGATGGTGTATATTCTGAGCAGACTGCATCAAGAGGTGGCATGGATACTGGCTGGAACCAAATGTCAGGCGGCGGTACAGGTCAGGCACCTTATCAGGGTGGTTGTTACGAATATCACGCCTCTTACAACACATACTCAGCTAGAGGTCCTCCCAGTGTCGTTCAAGCTCCAATGTACGACTCGGCTAGAGGTCCTACTGGTGCTCAAGCTCCAATAAACTACCGCAACTGGAGCCCGCAAGTACCCGTTGGTTATACTAGCAGTTACCAACACTCTGCCCCGGGCCAACTTACATATGTGCAATGGTATAATGGGCAGTGCCACGGGCAGCAGTCAATGAATTTTCAGCAAGCATACCAGTCTTACCCTCCACAGCAAGATCCCTATGGAAAGTCTGCTTTTGGTGGAGCTCAGCAAGGCTATGGTATTCCTATGCCAGGCACAAACCACCAAGGATCAGCTCCAGCCCAGCAGCCATATGCATTACAGAGCTCAACCGTGCCACCTCAACCAGGACTTTGTTATGGTCAGCCCTATGGTGCAACTGCTGGTGCTACTCATGGGTACGTGCAGTCTTCAAGTGGTCATCAGCAGCCAGCGAGCCAGGTCACTTCGGTCTACACCCAGCAAGTGACGCAGTATCCATCGACTCAGCCAGGTTACATTGATCAGGCGTTTGCTAACAATGCGAACTATCATCAACAGCCAGCCATTCATGTTGCATCGGCTTACCCGCAGCAAGGAATGCAGCCCGGTGTCTATTGCCAGTATCCATCTACTCAGCCTGCGTATACTGATCATGTGGTTGCTAACAATGCAAACTATCAACAGCCAGCGAGTCATGTCGCTTTGGCCTACCCACAGCAAGGAATGCTGCCTGCCGTCTATGGGCAGTATCCATCGACTCAGCCAGCGTATACCAATCAGGCAGTTGCTAACAATGCAAACTATCAGCGGCCAGCGAGCCATGGCGGTCCAGGCTACCCGCAGCAAGGAACGCAGCCTGCTGTATATGGGCAGTATCCATCGACCCGGCCAGCGTACACAGGTCAGACGGTTGCTAACAATGCAAACTATCAGCAACTTGCAAGCCATGCCGCTGCGGCCTACCCACAGCAAGGGTTGCATCCCGGAGTTTATGGGCAGCGTCCATTGTACACTGGTCAGGCGGTCGCTAACAATCTGATGAATGCAGCCCGGTCCGTCGACCCAGCGGGTGTACACTAA
- the LOC123062929 gene encoding uncharacterized protein, with protein MLLSLISEQERSGTRDEKARSLVLLLTDSSTSRGPPATAHQQVTSGRLHEQGTSRNLQSSRGKSSSLRSRTSLRELEVQARPELAVEALETQARTGPGRRRHRSWVAEGISAAQAWRRRPRS; from the exons ATGCTGCTTTCGTTGATCTCAG AGCAAGAAAGGTCCGGCACTAGAGATGAAAAAGCAAGGAGCCTTGTACTTCTTCTCACCGACAGCAGCACGAGCAGGGGACCTCCGGCGACAGCACACCAGCAGGTGACCTCCGGGCGGCTACACGAGCAAGGGACCAGTAGGAACTTGCAGAGCAGCAGGGGAAAGAGCTCGAGCTTGAGGTCCAGGACGAGCTTGAGGGAGCTCGAGGTCCAGGCGCGGCCGGAACTCGCGGTTGAGGCGCTCGAGACCCAGGCGCGCACAGGTCCTGGCCGACGGCGGCACAGATCCTGGGTGGCGGAGGGGATATCGGCCGCGCAGGCCTGGCGGCGGCGGCCCAGGTCCTAG